In one Bacteroidota bacterium genomic region, the following are encoded:
- a CDS encoding TonB-dependent receptor has translation MKKHLLVIFMSVIGVVAFSQNSISGIVTDSTQAPIPFCAMALLNASDSSLVKGNISNDKGEYKFENIRSGNYCIKFTNVGYRVCFSNVITIDSLSRIELPAQQLKTEGVNLKEVSVAVYKPAVEFKKGMVVMNVEDDILAKGNTVLDLLKRLPGVIIDPQNNITINGVGGARFLIDDRLQEMPAPQVLDMLAAMSADAVSKIELIKNPPARYDAAGTGGLINIVTKRAKVKGYNGNISFGISYMKRLRFGPWGSFNYKSNKLSVFSNFSYGNWDGVSDQKLERNLYVNGSTQTINSYGTSESFQRVMWGGGGIEYDVTPKTVLGFYINSNYNNDHYNSDTRTEIGNGSDFGYTRMDYTVKDKFKMYAPNYNLSILQKIDTTGGQIKLSFGYSNFVEKQYKTNENHFYDISNTEVAPASTYNTTNDRDFKVFSPKIDLNKTFKNKLSLEAGLKASFADNYSSTELNFFNQTTGLFTGDTTLFNVYRFKERILAAYSTFSRNWDKIGFSLGLRAEETDLDAKDIKTNYAFKRNYVGLFPSGSIDFNFNKKNSITTAYSYRIDRPHYGMMNPVRTFNEQLNYGVGNPEIRPQFTHNITLDYNYNQFLTLSAGLNKTKDFTFWYTYTPDSSKINVDTISNLRDRENYYVSWSVQKRIKWYSFQTYGILMYRTFSGELLGEDVSSETFNYYANLNQEFYLPKDFKIQIWAGYSSKFKDGPQTYHDRSAIHISVHKAFFDKKLNITLAFHDVLYKDYFSYSTSFSDNNFYWYDRMDTRRVRLTVNYRFGKMRIEQRMNAEGDSRIKSGK, from the coding sequence ATGAAAAAACATCTATTAGTGATTTTTATGAGTGTAATAGGTGTTGTGGCCTTTTCGCAAAATTCAATAAGTGGTATTGTAACTGATTCAACCCAAGCTCCCATTCCTTTTTGCGCCATGGCTTTATTAAACGCTTCCGACAGCAGTTTGGTTAAAGGCAATATAAGTAACGATAAGGGCGAGTATAAATTTGAGAATATAAGAAGCGGAAATTACTGCATAAAATTCACCAATGTTGGTTATAGGGTTTGTTTTAGTAATGTAATTACCATTGATTCACTTTCAAGAATTGAACTACCTGCTCAACAACTTAAAACGGAAGGCGTTAATTTAAAAGAAGTTTCTGTAGCGGTTTATAAACCTGCGGTTGAATTTAAAAAGGGAATGGTAGTAATGAATGTAGAGGATGATATTTTAGCTAAGGGAAATACGGTATTAGATTTATTAAAAAGATTGCCCGGTGTTATTATTGATCCACAAAATAATATCACTATTAATGGTGTTGGCGGCGCACGTTTTTTAATAGATGATCGTTTGCAGGAAATGCCGGCTCCTCAAGTACTGGATATGCTCGCTGCCATGAGTGCCGACGCTGTTTCAAAGATTGAATTAATCAAAAATCCACCTGCTCGTTATGATGCTGCCGGCACGGGAGGACTCATTAACATAGTAACCAAGCGAGCAAAGGTTAAAGGGTATAATGGAAATATATCATTTGGTATTAGTTATATGAAAAGGTTGCGGTTCGGCCCCTGGGGTTCTTTCAATTATAAATCTAACAAGCTAAGTGTTTTTTCTAATTTCTCCTATGGAAATTGGGATGGTGTAAGCGATCAAAAATTAGAGCGTAATTTATACGTAAATGGCAGCACTCAAACTATAAACTCTTATGGCACTTCCGAAAGTTTTCAAAGAGTGATGTGGGGTGGCGGGGGTATTGAATATGATGTAACACCTAAAACAGTATTGGGTTTTTACATTAATAGTAATTACAATAACGATCATTATAACAGCGATACGCGCACCGAAATTGGCAATGGTAGTGATTTTGGCTACACTCGAATGGATTATACCGTAAAAGATAAATTTAAAATGTATGCTCCAAATTATAATTTAAGTATACTTCAAAAAATAGATACAACAGGCGGACAAATCAAATTGAGTTTCGGTTACAGTAATTTTGTGGAGAAACAATATAAAACGAATGAGAATCATTTTTATGATATAAGTAATACTGAAGTGGCACCGGCAAGTACGTATAATACAACTAACGATCGTGATTTTAAAGTGTTTTCTCCCAAGATTGATTTAAATAAAACATTCAAGAATAAATTATCGCTGGAGGCAGGATTAAAAGCTAGTTTCGCGGATAATTATAGCAGTACTGAATTAAATTTTTTTAATCAAACAACAGGATTGTTTACCGGTGATACAACATTATTTAATGTGTATCGATTTAAAGAAAGAATATTGGCCGCTTATTCTACTTTTTCCAGAAATTGGGATAAAATAGGATTTAGCTTAGGTTTGCGTGCAGAAGAAACGGATCTTGATGCCAAAGACATTAAAACAAATTATGCTTTCAAACGTAATTATGTTGGTTTATTTCCGAGTGGCAGCATAGATTTCAATTTCAATAAAAAGAATTCAATTACCACAGCTTATAGTTATCGAATTGATCGCCCGCATTATGGTATGATGAATCCTGTTCGAACTTTCAATGAACAATTGAATTATGGAGTTGGAAATCCTGAAATCCGACCACAGTTTACCCATAATATAACGTTAGATTACAATTACAATCAGTTCTTAACTTTAAGTGCCGGACTCAATAAAACTAAGGATTTTACGTTTTGGTATACTTATACACCGGATTCTTCGAAGATTAACGTAGATACTATTTCTAACCTTCGCGATCGAGAAAACTATTATGTAAGCTGGTCGGTACAGAAACGAATAAAGTGGTATAGTTTTCAAACATATGGCATTCTGATGTATCGTACGTTTAGCGGCGAGCTATTGGGCGAAGATGTAAGTTCAGAAACGTTTAATTATTATGCCAATTTGAATCAAGAGTTCTATTTGCCAAAAGATTTCAAAATTCAGATTTGGGCAGGGTATAGTTCAAAATTCAAGGATGGTCCGCAAACATACCACGATAGAAGCGCTATCCATATCAGTGTTCATAAAGCGTTTTTTGATAAAAAGCTTAACATCACCTTAGCTTTTCATGATGTTTTGTATAAAGATTATTTTTCTTATTCAACCAGTTTCTCCGATAATAACTTTTATTGGTATGACAGGATGGATACAAGACGTGTTCGCTTAACTGTAAATTATCGTTTTGGTAAAATGCGTATTGAGCAACGGATGAATGCGGAAGGAGATTCAAGAATTAAATCGGGAAAATAG
- a CDS encoding DUF1398 family protein, whose amino-acid sequence MFTIDQIAAAHSKVKSGADFPNYIKEIKQLGVTHYETFASDSRAIFYGATDFKAGMPAKFSSIPISEDCNVNQFKSDLKNHQQGKTDYITFRNDAAKSGIEKWKVDLHQMTCTYYDTKGNEILTENIPQ is encoded by the coding sequence ATGTTTACAATCGATCAAATAGCGGCAGCTCATTCAAAAGTAAAATCGGGAGCTGATTTTCCAAACTACATAAAGGAAATAAAACAATTAGGTGTGACGCATTACGAAACTTTTGCCAGTGACAGTCGAGCCATTTTTTATGGTGCTACAGACTTCAAAGCCGGCATGCCTGCTAAATTTTCCTCTATACCAATTTCGGAGGATTGTAACGTGAACCAATTTAAAAGCGATTTAAAAAATCATCAGCAGGGGAAAACAGATTATATAACTTTTCGCAATGATGCCGCTAAATCAGGAATAGAAAAATGGAAAGTAGACCTTCACCAAATGACATGTACTTATTATGACACAAAGGGGAATGAAATACTCACAGAAAATATTCCACAATAA
- a CDS encoding sigma-70 family RNA polymerase sigma factor, which yields MEIDNEQQIIEKAKANPAGFEPLYTTYYERILRFVYKRMEDVEDSRDVTAMVFIKALSSIGKYQHQGLPFSSWLYRIAINEVNLFYRRTKKARVISLDEKGLKGIANETDGLSKEDLAALKRALLYLSDEELLIIELRFFEERPFSQVAQILDITENNAKVKTYRILDKLRKVFTQIA from the coding sequence ATGGAGATTGATAATGAACAGCAAATAATAGAGAAGGCCAAAGCAAATCCTGCCGGCTTCGAGCCGCTGTATACAACTTATTACGAGCGTATTTTGCGCTTTGTATACAAACGGATGGAGGATGTGGAAGATAGTAGGGATGTAACGGCCATGGTATTTATAAAAGCGCTCAGTAGTATTGGAAAATATCAGCACCAGGGCTTGCCATTTTCAAGTTGGTTATATCGCATCGCTATTAATGAAGTGAATTTGTTTTATCGACGCACCAAGAAAGCGCGTGTTATAAGTTTGGATGAAAAGGGATTAAAAGGAATAGCTAACGAAACAGACGGATTGAGTAAGGAAGATCTTGCAGCTTTGAAAAGGGCACTCTTATATTTATCAGACGAGGAATTACTCATAATTGAACTTCGGTTTTTTGAAGAAAGACCTTTCTCGCAAGTGGCTCAAATTTTAGATATTACCGAGAACAACGCTAAAGTAAAAACCTATCGCATATTAGATAAATTAAGAAAAGTATTTACACAAATTGCATGA